From the Pseudomonas sp. SORT22 genome, one window contains:
- a CDS encoding aldehyde dehydrogenase family protein — protein sequence MIKLPGIYIEGVWQHGPQALAVINPSNEQVLAEVAGGDAEAVERATLAAQAAFVEWSTSSGPTRAAILRAIAEGVEARRERLVQLQASNNGKPLAEAHIDVDDVVATFRYYAELADNLGRDRSVALPSEDFVARVRREPCGVVGLIVPWNFPMVTTAWKLAPALAAGCCVVLKPSEVTPLAELELAAIIAEAGLPHGVFNLVCGTGLAVGAPLAADPRVAKISFTGSNAVGVQVMQRAAETVKGVSLELGGKSPLLVLEDADLELAVELACLGGFFNAGQMCSATSRVLVAEALYPAFIDALKARAEGIRVGEPFSGDSEMGPLVNQAQYQRVQAHIAAGLQAGAQLLCGGSRPAQLPCGYFVSPTVFTEVPLDSALWREEIFGPVLCVRSFATEAEALALANDTEFGLVASVLSRDLQAAERVANALQAGLVWINAPQVIFPQTAWGGYKQSSLGRELGPWGLSAFQEIKHVVRAV from the coding sequence ATGATCAAGCTGCCTGGCATCTATATCGAAGGCGTCTGGCAGCATGGCCCGCAAGCGCTGGCGGTAATCAACCCGAGCAACGAGCAGGTGCTGGCGGAAGTTGCCGGGGGTGACGCTGAAGCCGTCGAACGGGCAACGCTGGCTGCCCAGGCTGCGTTTGTTGAGTGGTCCACCTCCAGCGGGCCGACCCGTGCGGCGATCTTGCGGGCCATTGCCGAGGGCGTCGAAGCGCGCCGCGAGCGCCTGGTGCAGTTGCAAGCCAGCAACAACGGCAAGCCGCTGGCTGAAGCCCATATCGATGTCGATGATGTCGTCGCCACTTTCCGCTATTACGCGGAACTCGCCGATAACCTCGGGCGTGACCGCTCGGTGGCGCTGCCCAGCGAAGACTTTGTCGCCCGGGTGCGCCGTGAACCGTGCGGCGTGGTCGGCTTGATCGTGCCGTGGAACTTCCCCATGGTCACTACCGCCTGGAAGCTCGCGCCAGCCCTGGCGGCCGGCTGCTGCGTGGTGCTCAAACCGTCGGAAGTCACGCCGCTGGCCGAGCTGGAACTGGCGGCAATCATCGCCGAAGCGGGGCTACCGCACGGGGTGTTCAACCTGGTCTGTGGTACTGGCCTTGCAGTGGGCGCGCCGCTGGCGGCCGATCCGCGTGTTGCCAAGATTTCCTTCACCGGCAGCAATGCGGTGGGTGTGCAGGTCATGCAGCGCGCGGCGGAAACGGTCAAGGGCGTGAGCCTTGAGCTGGGCGGCAAGTCGCCGTTGCTGGTGCTCGAGGACGCCGACCTCGAACTGGCAGTGGAGCTGGCTTGCCTTGGTGGCTTCTTCAATGCCGGGCAGATGTGTTCAGCGACCAGCCGGGTGCTGGTCGCCGAAGCCCTGTACCCGGCATTTATCGATGCCCTGAAGGCCCGCGCCGAAGGGATTCGCGTCGGCGAGCCGTTCAGCGGCGACAGCGAAATGGGGCCGCTGGTCAACCAGGCCCAGTACCAAAGGGTGCAGGCGCATATCGCCGCAGGCCTGCAAGCAGGGGCGCAGTTGCTGTGTGGCGGCTCACGGCCGGCGCAGCTGCCTTGCGGCTATTTTGTCAGCCCGACGGTGTTCACCGAGGTGCCACTGGACAGCGCCTTGTGGCGAGAGGAAATCTTCGGTCCGGTGCTGTGTGTGCGCTCGTTTGCCACCGAAGCCGAGGCGCTGGCGCTGGCCAACGATACCGAGTTCGGCTTGGTGGCCAGTGTACTCAGCCGGGACTTGCAGGCGGCTGAACGGGTCGCCAATGCCTTGCAGGCAGGGCTGGTGTGGATCAACGCGCCGCAAGTGATTTTCCCGCAGACGGCCTGGGGTGGCTACAAGCAGAGCAGCCTGGGACGGGAGCTGGGGCCTTGGGGCTTGAGTGCGTTTCAGGAGATCAAGCACGTAGTCAGGGCGGTGTAG
- a CDS encoding MFS transporter: protein MDNSTTLPAGAAVAPAAEKTTRSRLKSIFSGSIGNMVEWYDWYVYAAFSLYFAKAFFPAGDTTAQLLNTAAIFAVGFLMRPIGGWLMGIYADRKGRKAALMASVLLMCAGSLVIALTPGYETIGVAAPVLLVIARLMQGLSVGGEYGTSATYLSEMATKERRGFFSSFQYVTLISGQLIALAVLIILQQTLTTEQLYAWGWRVPFVIGALCAVVALYLRRGMEETASFTKKEKSKESLMRTLMRHPKELATVVGLTMGGTLAFYTYTTYMQKYLVNTVGMSISDSTTISAATLFLFMCLQPVIGSLSDKIGRRPILIAFGVLGTLCTVPILTTLHTIETWWGAFFLIMAALIIVSGYTSINAVVKAELFPTEIRALGVGLPYALTVSIFGGTAEYVALWFKSIGMETGYYWYVTACIACSLLVYVFMKDTRKHSRITTD, encoded by the coding sequence ATGGATAACTCCACCACCCTGCCCGCCGGGGCGGCCGTTGCGCCCGCCGCGGAAAAAACCACCCGAAGCCGACTCAAGTCGATTTTCAGCGGTTCGATCGGCAACATGGTCGAATGGTACGACTGGTACGTTTACGCCGCGTTTTCCCTGTACTTCGCCAAAGCCTTCTTCCCTGCTGGCGACACCACTGCCCAGTTGCTCAACACCGCTGCGATCTTCGCCGTGGGCTTTTTGATGCGCCCGATCGGCGGCTGGCTGATGGGTATCTACGCCGACCGCAAGGGCCGCAAGGCCGCACTGATGGCCTCGGTACTGCTGATGTGCGCAGGCTCGCTGGTCATCGCCCTGACCCCGGGCTATGAAACCATCGGCGTCGCCGCACCGGTACTGCTGGTCATCGCCCGCCTGATGCAAGGCCTGTCGGTAGGCGGTGAGTACGGCACCTCCGCCACCTACCTCAGCGAGATGGCCACCAAGGAACGCCGTGGCTTCTTCTCCAGCTTCCAGTACGTGACGCTGATCTCCGGCCAGCTCATCGCCCTGGCGGTGCTGATCATCTTGCAGCAGACCCTGACCACCGAGCAGCTGTATGCCTGGGGCTGGCGCGTACCCTTCGTGATCGGCGCACTGTGCGCGGTGGTTGCCCTGTACCTGCGTCGCGGCATGGAAGAAACCGCCTCCTTCACCAAGAAGGAAAAGTCCAAGGAAAGCCTGATGCGCACCCTGATGCGCCATCCGAAAGAGCTGGCTACCGTGGTCGGCCTGACCATGGGCGGCACCCTGGCCTTCTACACCTACACCACCTACATGCAGAAGTACCTGGTGAACACGGTGGGCATGAGCATCTCCGACTCGACCACCATTTCGGCGGCCACCCTGTTCCTGTTCATGTGCCTGCAGCCGGTCATCGGCAGCCTCTCCGACAAGATCGGCCGACGCCCGATCCTGATCGCCTTCGGCGTGCTCGGCACCCTGTGCACGGTCCCGATCCTGACCACCCTGCACACCATCGAAACCTGGTGGGGCGCGTTCTTCCTGATCATGGCGGCGCTGATCATCGTCAGCGGCTACACCTCGATCAACGCCGTGGTCAAAGCCGAGCTGTTCCCGACCGAAATCCGCGCCCTGGGCGTTGGCCTGCCGTACGCCCTGACCGTGTCGATCTTCGGCGGTACCGCTGAATACGTCGCGCTGTGGTTCAAGAGCATCGGCATGGAGACCGGCTACTACTGGTATGTGACTGCCTGTATCGCCTGCTCGTTGCTGGTGTATGTATTCATGAAGGACACCCGCAAGCATTCGCGGATCACCACTGACTGA
- a CDS encoding LysR family transcriptional regulator, with protein sequence MDRLTAMRVFVSVVDLGSQSAAADHLELSRPVVSRYLAELEDWVGARLMQRTTRRLSLTAAGQETLPRCRQMLELAGDLQAAVSTPNDAPRGELRISVSTSFGQAQLMDAVADYVKRYPGVKIDLQMLDRTVNLVDERIDLAIRTSNDLDPNLIARRLSVCRSVICASPAYLRQHPAPQQVQELSQHNCLTHSYFGRSLWHFDVAGEVVSVPVQGNISANEAMTLQRAALAGAGVAMLPTYQAAGALRSGELVRLLPRAKPRELNLNAVYTSRKHMPATLRSMLDFLAERFTAEPIWDQDLL encoded by the coding sequence ATGGATCGTCTGACAGCAATGCGGGTCTTCGTCAGCGTGGTCGACCTGGGCAGCCAATCGGCTGCCGCCGACCACCTGGAACTCTCCCGGCCGGTGGTTTCCCGCTACCTGGCCGAGCTTGAGGACTGGGTCGGCGCGCGCCTGATGCAGCGCACCACCAGGCGCCTGAGCCTGACCGCCGCCGGCCAGGAAACCCTGCCGCGCTGCCGGCAGATGCTCGAGCTTGCCGGCGACCTGCAGGCCGCGGTCAGTACCCCCAACGATGCGCCGCGCGGCGAGTTGCGCATCAGCGTCAGCACCTCGTTCGGCCAGGCACAGTTGATGGACGCCGTAGCCGACTACGTCAAACGCTATCCCGGGGTAAAGATCGACCTGCAGATGCTCGACCGCACAGTGAACCTGGTGGATGAGCGCATCGACCTGGCGATCCGCACCAGCAACGACCTGGACCCGAACCTGATCGCCCGGCGCCTGAGCGTATGCCGCTCGGTGATCTGCGCCTCGCCCGCCTACCTGCGCCAGCACCCGGCGCCGCAGCAGGTGCAGGAGCTCAGCCAGCACAACTGCCTGACCCATTCTTACTTCGGTCGCAGCCTGTGGCATTTCGACGTGGCTGGCGAGGTGGTGTCGGTACCGGTGCAAGGCAACATCAGCGCCAACGAAGCCATGACCCTGCAACGGGCGGCGCTGGCTGGCGCCGGTGTGGCCATGCTGCCGACCTACCAGGCTGCCGGCGCCCTGCGCAGTGGCGAGCTGGTTCGCCTGCTGCCCCGGGCCAAGCCGCGCGAGCTGAACCTCAACGCTGTGTACACCTCGCGCAAGCACATGCCGGCGACCCTGCGCAGCATGCTCGACTTTCTCGCCGAGCGCTTTACCGCCGAGCCTATCTGGGACCAGGACCTGCTCTAG
- a CDS encoding membrane protein has translation MNKLPQITLAFWVMKICATTLGETAGDLLSMTLNVGYAMSSLILISVFLATLVTQLFSRAYHPVLYWLVILSTSTAGTTMSDFMDRTLGLGYATGSAILIGILLLTFALWRLSGNPLNVNHIKTRKGELFYWVAILFSNTLGTALGDYLADDSGLGFAGGALLIGSAIGLVVLARYWTRLSGVVLFWIAFVLTRPFGATLGDFLTKPHEKGGLDFGTVGSSAVLGGILLAMIGLAYYYNNRNQRQALAELS, from the coding sequence ATGAATAAACTCCCCCAGATCACCTTGGCCTTCTGGGTCATGAAGATCTGCGCCACCACCCTCGGCGAGACCGCCGGCGACCTGCTTTCAATGACATTGAACGTGGGCTACGCCATGAGCTCGCTGATCCTGATCAGCGTGTTTCTCGCCACCCTGGTCACCCAACTGTTTTCCAGGGCCTACCACCCAGTGCTGTACTGGCTGGTAATCCTTTCCACCAGCACCGCCGGCACGACCATGTCCGACTTCATGGACCGCACGCTGGGCCTGGGCTACGCCACCGGCTCGGCGATCCTGATCGGCATTCTGTTGCTGACCTTTGCCCTCTGGCGCCTTAGCGGCAATCCGCTCAACGTCAATCACATCAAGACGCGCAAGGGCGAGCTGTTTTACTGGGTGGCGATCCTGTTCTCCAACACCCTGGGCACGGCGCTGGGCGACTACCTGGCAGACGATTCGGGCCTGGGCTTTGCCGGTGGCGCCTTGCTGATCGGCAGTGCCATCGGTTTGGTGGTGCTGGCCCGGTACTGGACCCGGCTGTCCGGCGTGGTGTTGTTCTGGATCGCCTTCGTGCTGACCCGGCCCTTTGGTGCGACTTTGGGCGACTTCCTCACCAAACCCCATGAAAAGGGCGGCCTGGACTTCGGCACGGTAGGCTCATCGGCGGTATTGGGCGGTATCTTGCTGGCGATGATCGGCCTGGCCTATTACTACAACAATCGCAATCAGCGCCAGGCACTGGCCGAGTTGTCCTGA
- a CDS encoding NAD(P)-dependent oxidoreductase, with the protein MSKIAIIGATGRAGSQLLEEALRRGHSVTAIARDPSKLQGRERVKSVALDVSDAAALEQAVAGHDVVLSAAHFSSIKPQAIIEPVKRAGVKRLLVVGGAGSLLLPSGHKVIDSPDFPEAYKAEATAGGHYLDTLRQEQELDWSFLSPSAEFVEGERRGAYKLGKDHLLIGADGKSWISFADYAIAMLDEVEKPAHSRQRFTVGY; encoded by the coding sequence ATGAGCAAGATCGCAATCATTGGGGCTACCGGCCGTGCTGGCAGCCAGTTGCTGGAAGAGGCCCTGCGCCGCGGCCACAGCGTTACCGCCATTGCCCGAGACCCGTCGAAACTGCAGGGGCGTGAGAGGGTGAAAAGCGTGGCGCTGGACGTCAGCGATGCCGCCGCCCTTGAACAGGCAGTCGCTGGCCACGACGTGGTACTGAGCGCCGCACACTTTTCCAGCATCAAGCCGCAGGCCATCATCGAGCCGGTCAAGCGCGCCGGGGTCAAGCGCCTGCTGGTAGTAGGCGGGGCTGGTAGCCTGTTGCTGCCGTCGGGGCACAAGGTCATCGACAGCCCGGACTTTCCCGAGGCCTACAAGGCTGAAGCCACCGCCGGCGGCCACTACCTTGACACTCTGCGTCAGGAACAGGAACTGGACTGGAGCTTCCTCTCGCCTTCGGCCGAGTTCGTCGAAGGTGAGCGCCGCGGCGCTTACAAACTGGGCAAGGATCACCTGCTGATCGGCGCCGACGGCAAGAGCTGGATCAGCTTTGCCGACTACGCTATCGCCATGCTCGATGAAGTAGAGAAACCGGCACACTCGCGCCAGCGCTTCACCGTCGGTTACTGA
- a CDS encoding antibiotic biosynthesis monooxygenase family protein — protein sequence MTSAQSVTHLAFIRASSGRSDELGERLRDLLEPSRQAPGCLKFSLQRSQADADLWLLSGFWRDQQSMSGYFASPTLELFGELVQARVVDSLDLHTFGEPSAG from the coding sequence ATGACCTCGGCACAATCGGTCACCCACCTTGCTTTTATCCGCGCCAGCAGTGGTCGTTCAGACGAACTGGGCGAGCGCCTGCGTGATCTGCTGGAACCCTCGCGCCAGGCCCCCGGCTGCCTGAAATTCAGCCTGCAACGCTCCCAGGCCGACGCCGACCTGTGGCTGCTCAGCGGCTTCTGGCGCGATCAGCAATCGATGAGTGGCTACTTCGCTTCACCGACCCTCGAGCTGTTCGGTGAGTTGGTACAGGCGCGGGTGGTCGACAGCCTCGACCTGCATACCTTCGGCGAACCATCTGCAGGTTAG
- a CDS encoding flavin reductase family protein, giving the protein MYYYEPAKGHGLPHDPFNAIVGPRPIGWISSQDAEGRLNLAPYSFFNAFNYIPPIIGFSSVGRKDSLNNIEQTGEFAWNLATLPLAEAMNQSCAAVAPQVDEFALSGLTPVASKVIAVPRVQESPVSFECKVTQIIQLQSADQALVPSWLVLGEVVAVHIAEHLLKDGIYDTAAGQPILRGGGPADYFELGNLFKMARPQVNS; this is encoded by the coding sequence ATGTATTACTACGAACCGGCAAAAGGCCACGGCCTGCCCCACGATCCGTTCAATGCCATCGTCGGCCCCCGCCCGATTGGCTGGATTTCCTCCCAGGACGCCGAAGGTCGCCTGAACCTTGCGCCCTACAGCTTCTTCAACGCCTTCAACTACATTCCGCCGATCATTGGTTTTTCCAGCGTCGGGCGTAAAGACAGCCTGAACAACATCGAGCAGACCGGCGAGTTCGCCTGGAACCTGGCCACCCTGCCGCTGGCCGAGGCCATGAACCAGAGCTGCGCTGCGGTTGCGCCGCAGGTCGACGAGTTCGCCCTGAGCGGGCTGACGCCCGTCGCGTCAAAGGTGATTGCGGTGCCGCGGGTGCAAGAAAGCCCGGTGTCGTTCGAGTGCAAGGTGACCCAGATCATCCAGCTGCAAAGTGCCGACCAGGCATTGGTGCCTAGCTGGCTGGTGCTGGGTGAAGTGGTGGCGGTGCATATCGCCGAGCACCTGCTCAAGGACGGTATCTACGATACCGCTGCGGGCCAGCCGATCCTGCGTGGCGGCGGCCCGGCGGATTACTTCGAGCTGGGCAACCTGTTCAAAATGGCCCGCCCGCAGGTCAACAGCTGA
- a CDS encoding MBL fold metallo-hydrolase — protein MPRSFSLRRLLLAFATLGVMAQASAAEPLNLDVYNPGSNALFPVSSVIVSGKHDAILVDAQFGKAQAEQVLAKLQASGKQLTTIYISHGDPDYYFGLQTLTDAYPKAKVVASAATVAHIKQTMDGKLAYWGPQMGADKPAKLIVPQVLQGTELKLEGQRLQVVGLDGPQPDRSFVWIPSIKAVVGGVVVAENLHVWMADTQSAQSHKDWLATLKRIEQLKPDTVIPGHYLGQSSRSLKAVQFTADYIRAFDEETAKAGNAAELIAAMKKRYPDLGEESSLELGAKVAKGEMKW, from the coding sequence ATGCCTCGTTCGTTCTCCCTGCGCCGCTTGTTGCTCGCCTTTGCCACCCTTGGGGTCATGGCCCAGGCTTCGGCCGCCGAGCCGCTTAACCTGGATGTCTACAATCCGGGTAGCAATGCCCTGTTTCCGGTCAGTTCGGTGATCGTCAGCGGCAAGCATGACGCCATCCTCGTTGACGCCCAGTTCGGCAAGGCCCAGGCCGAGCAGGTACTGGCCAAGCTGCAAGCGAGCGGCAAGCAACTGACCACTATCTATATCAGCCACGGTGACCCGGACTACTACTTCGGCCTGCAGACCCTGACCGACGCCTACCCCAAGGCCAAAGTCGTGGCCTCGGCGGCGACCGTCGCCCATATCAAGCAGACCATGGATGGCAAGCTGGCCTACTGGGGCCCGCAGATGGGCGCCGACAAGCCGGCGAAGCTGATCGTGCCGCAAGTGCTGCAAGGTACCGAGCTCAAGCTTGAAGGCCAGCGCCTGCAAGTGGTTGGCCTCGACGGCCCGCAACCGGACCGCAGTTTCGTGTGGATTCCGTCGATCAAGGCGGTGGTCGGTGGCGTGGTAGTCGCCGAGAACCTGCACGTGTGGATGGCCGACACGCAGTCGGCGCAATCGCACAAGGACTGGCTGGCGACCCTCAAGCGTATCGAGCAGCTCAAGCCCGACACCGTGATCCCTGGCCACTACCTGGGCCAGAGCAGCCGTTCGCTCAAGGCGGTGCAGTTCACTGCGGACTATATCCGGGCCTTCGACGAAGAAACCGCCAAGGCTGGCAACGCCGCCGAACTGATCGCGGCGATGAAAAAACGTTACCCGGACCTGGGCGAAGAGAGCTCGCTGGAGCTCGGCGCCAAGGTCGCCAAGGGCGAGATGAAGTGGTAA
- a CDS encoding AraC family transcriptional regulator has product MSATDPNRLILDPALERQRQELADLIQRHAPRQAGVESAVEDLFLVRYEESVRSMPALAEPALCILAHGSKEVCLGDERYMYDPLHYMVVSVALPISGVLLEASPENPSLGVRLNIDPAQINNLLADAGPLGVPSLPSGRGLYVERTDPLLLDALLRLIRLLDSPKDIPILAPLIQREILYRLLRGPQGYRLYEIAMANSQTHRVCQAIEWLNQHFDRPLRIDELAREVNLSTSTLHHRFKAVTSMSPLQYQKQLRLQEARRLMLNDGLEAAVAGYRVGYESPSQFSREYSRLYGAPPVRDLARLRSAL; this is encoded by the coding sequence ATGTCCGCTACCGACCCCAACCGCTTGATCCTCGACCCTGCCCTGGAGCGCCAGCGCCAGGAGCTGGCGGATCTTATCCAGCGCCATGCACCACGCCAGGCTGGCGTCGAGTCGGCGGTTGAAGACCTGTTTCTGGTGCGCTACGAAGAAAGCGTGCGCTCCATGCCGGCCCTGGCGGAGCCTGCGCTGTGCATCCTGGCCCATGGCAGCAAGGAGGTGTGCCTGGGCGACGAGCGCTATATGTACGACCCGTTGCATTACATGGTGGTGTCGGTGGCACTACCGATCAGCGGCGTGCTGCTCGAGGCCAGCCCGGAAAACCCCAGCCTGGGCGTGCGCCTGAACATCGACCCGGCGCAGATCAACAACCTGCTGGCCGATGCCGGCCCGCTGGGCGTACCGAGCTTGCCGTCGGGGCGCGGGCTGTATGTGGAACGGACCGATCCGCTGTTGCTCGATGCGTTGCTGCGGCTGATTCGTTTGCTCGATTCACCCAAGGACATCCCGATCCTCGCACCGCTGATCCAGCGCGAGATTCTCTATCGGCTGCTACGAGGCCCGCAGGGTTACCGGCTGTATGAAATCGCCATGGCCAACAGCCAGACCCACCGGGTGTGCCAGGCCATCGAATGGCTCAACCAGCACTTTGATCGGCCATTGCGCATCGACGAACTGGCGCGCGAGGTCAACCTCAGTACTTCGACCCTGCATCACCGGTTCAAGGCAGTGACGTCCATGAGCCCGTTGCAGTACCAGAAGCAGTTGCGCCTGCAGGAAGCGCGGCGGCTGATGCTTAATGACGGGCTGGAGGCGGCAGTGGCGGGTTATCGCGTGGGCTATGAAAGCCCATCGCAGTTCAGCCGCGAGTACAGCCGCTTGTATGGGGCGCCGCCGGTGCGCGACCTGGCAAGGTTGCGCAGCGCGCTCTAG
- a CDS encoding LysR substrate-binding domain-containing protein, whose amino-acid sequence MKRLPPLPALHTFLVTAQCCNFTRAAQLLHITQGAVSRQIAGLEEHLGYPLFLRQARGLSLTREGQDWLPRVQQVFALIEEGVQQVGARSTTLQLKAPTCVMRWLLPRLMEWQALRPDVPVELTTTVQHGVDFRREVFDAAVVYGARPNHGLQTQKLFDEQLTPVCAPQLLSGALPLQQVADLDQHMLLHPTRDQRDWNAWLDAAGANLPRQGKGQHFETLDMAMSMASQGTGVAIGDWSLIGDDLKCGRLVMPFPLKVSTGQAYYLVRPQGSASAALLELLAWLCEQAQVPQ is encoded by the coding sequence ATGAAACGCCTGCCTCCATTGCCTGCGCTGCACACCTTTCTGGTCACCGCCCAGTGCTGCAACTTCACCCGCGCCGCGCAATTGCTGCACATCACCCAGGGTGCGGTGAGCCGGCAGATCGCCGGCCTTGAAGAGCACCTGGGTTATCCGCTGTTTTTACGCCAGGCCCGCGGCCTGAGCCTGACCCGCGAAGGCCAGGACTGGCTGCCGCGGGTGCAGCAGGTGTTCGCCCTGATCGAGGAAGGTGTGCAACAGGTCGGGGCGCGCAGTACCACCTTGCAGCTCAAAGCCCCGACCTGCGTGATGCGCTGGCTGCTGCCACGGCTGATGGAATGGCAGGCGCTGCGCCCGGACGTGCCGGTGGAGCTGACCACCACGGTGCAGCACGGGGTGGATTTTCGTCGGGAAGTGTTCGATGCGGCGGTGGTCTATGGCGCCCGGCCCAACCATGGCCTGCAGACCCAGAAGCTCTTTGATGAACAACTGACGCCGGTGTGCGCGCCGCAACTGCTGAGCGGCGCCCTGCCCTTGCAACAGGTCGCCGACCTTGATCAGCACATGCTCCTGCACCCGACCCGCGACCAGCGCGACTGGAATGCCTGGCTCGATGCCGCCGGGGCGAACCTGCCCCGGCAGGGCAAGGGCCAGCATTTCGAAACCCTGGACATGGCCATGTCCATGGCCTCTCAGGGCACCGGGGTGGCCATCGGCGACTGGTCGCTGATCGGTGATGACCTCAAGTGCGGACGGCTGGTGATGCCGTTCCCGCTCAAGGTCAGCACTGGCCAGGCCTATTACCTGGTGCGACCGCAAGGGTCGGCTTCAGCGGCTTTGCTGGAGCTGCTCGCCTGGTTGTGCGAGCAGGCCCAGGTGCCTCAGTAA
- a CDS encoding 5-guanidino-2-oxopentanoate decarboxylase, translating into MATCGEVLVKLLEGYGVDHVFGIPGVHTVELYRGLAGSSIRHITPRHEQGAGFMADGYARTRGKPGVCFIITGPGMTNITTAMGQAYADSIPMLVISSVQSRDQLGGGRGKLHELPAQGNLVAGVAAFSHTLMSADDLPSVLARAFAVFDGARPRPVHIEIPLDVLVEDADHLLACTPVRIARAGAAPAPVAQMAAMLAAARRPLILAGGGAIDASAALTRLAEYLQAPVALTINAKGVLPASHPLQIGSTQSLVATRALVAEADVVLAIGTELAETDYDVTFKGGFEIPGELLRIDIDPDQTVRNYPPKVALVADSTIATQALLVALAEQPAPVRGAEWGAARAAHLREVLQAERDLPMRSQTRMLTTLLETLPGAVLVGDSTQPVYTGNLTLDMDQPRRWFNASTGYGTLGYALPAAMGAWLGSAEVAAERAPVVCLIGDGGLQFTLPELASAREAQVPLIVLLWNNQGYEEIKRYMVNRAIEPVGVDIYTPDFIGVAKALGCSAESVGDLAQLREALRQACDRKGPSLIEIDQATWMQAVPA; encoded by the coding sequence ATGGCGACTTGCGGCGAAGTACTGGTCAAACTCCTTGAAGGCTATGGCGTAGACCATGTCTTTGGAATTCCCGGCGTGCATACCGTGGAACTCTATCGCGGGCTGGCAGGCTCGAGCATCCGCCACATCACTCCGCGCCACGAGCAAGGCGCCGGTTTCATGGCTGACGGCTATGCCCGTACCCGTGGCAAGCCGGGTGTGTGCTTCATCATCACCGGCCCGGGCATGACCAACATCACCACCGCCATGGGCCAGGCCTATGCCGATTCGATCCCGATGCTGGTGATCTCCAGCGTGCAGTCGCGCGACCAGCTGGGTGGTGGGCGCGGCAAGCTGCACGAGTTGCCGGCGCAGGGCAACCTGGTGGCCGGTGTGGCGGCGTTTTCCCACACGCTGATGAGCGCCGATGACCTGCCGTCGGTGCTGGCCCGTGCCTTTGCCGTGTTCGATGGCGCCCGGCCACGCCCGGTGCATATCGAGATTCCGCTGGATGTACTGGTCGAAGACGCCGATCACCTGCTGGCCTGTACGCCAGTGCGTATCGCCCGTGCTGGCGCCGCGCCTGCGCCGGTTGCGCAAATGGCCGCCATGCTCGCTGCCGCCCGGCGGCCACTGATTCTCGCCGGAGGTGGCGCCATTGACGCCAGCGCCGCGCTGACTCGCCTGGCTGAATACCTGCAGGCCCCGGTAGCGCTGACCATCAACGCCAAGGGCGTACTGCCGGCCAGCCACCCGCTGCAGATCGGCTCGACCCAGTCGCTGGTGGCCACCCGCGCCCTGGTCGCCGAGGCCGATGTGGTGCTGGCGATCGGTACCGAGCTTGCCGAGACCGACTACGACGTGACCTTCAAGGGCGGTTTCGAGATCCCCGGTGAGCTGCTGCGCATCGACATCGACCCCGACCAGACCGTGCGCAACTACCCGCCGAAGGTCGCTTTGGTCGCCGATTCGACCATCGCCACCCAGGCCCTGCTGGTCGCCCTGGCCGAGCAACCGGCCCCGGTGCGCGGCGCCGAATGGGGTGCGGCCCGTGCCGCGCACCTGCGTGAGGTGCTGCAAGCCGAGCGCGACCTGCCGATGCGCAGCCAGACGCGCATGCTCACAACCCTCCTCGAAACCCTGCCCGGCGCAGTGCTGGTCGGCGATTCGACACAGCCGGTGTACACCGGCAACCTGACCCTGGACATGGACCAACCGCGGCGTTGGTTCAACGCCTCGACCGGCTACGGTACCCTCGGTTACGCCCTGCCGGCAGCCATGGGCGCCTGGCTGGGTAGCGCTGAAGTGGCGGCCGAGCGCGCGCCGGTGGTGTGCCTGATCGGTGACGGTGGCTTGCAGTTCACCCTGCCGGAGCTGGCCAGTGCCCGTGAGGCGCAGGTGCCGCTGATCGTGCTGTTGTGGAACAACCAGGGCTACGAAGAGATCAAGCGCTACATGGTCAACCGCGCCATCGAACCGGTCGGTGTCGACATCTACACCCCTGACTTTATTGGCGTGGCCAAGGCCCTGGGCTGCAGCGCCGAATCGGTGGGTGACCTTGCCCAGTTGCGTGAAGCCTTGCGCCAGGCTTGCGATCGCAAAGGCCCGAGCCTGATCGAAATCGACCAGGCCACCTGGATGCAGGCGGTGCCCGCATGA